GCGTAATAGTAACCCACCCCTCGCTTTCTGCTGATGGAAAAACGCTTTACTTTGCATCAAACCTAAGCGGTGGCATGGGTGGATTGGACATTTGGAAGGTTACCCGCGACAGCGATAAAGGCGAATGGGGAAAGCCCCAGAATTTAGGAGCAGAAATCAACACTGCAGGAAACGAAGCGTTTCCATACATTCACCCTGATGGGACCCTTTACTTCGCATCAAATGGTCGCCCTGGAATGGGAGGATATGATATTTTCATCTCCAAACAGCAAGGATCGAGCTACGTTGTCGAGAATATGGGCTACCCCATTAACTCTTCGTCTGACGATTTTGGCATTACATTCCTCCCCGGGAAAGAAACTGGATACTTTACCTCTCGCCGTCCTGGCGGCAAAGGAGAAGATGATGTGTACATGTTTCACCTTCCCCCTATTGCCATCAACATCGCAGGAGCAATTGTTGATTCTAAAAACAAAAAGCCCCTAGAAGGATCAATCGTCAAGATGCTGGGCAACGACGGCTCCACCGTTAACACCCAAACTGGCGGTGATGGTACGTTTAAGTTTATGATGAAACCCAACACCGACTACATCGTCATCGCCACCAAAAAGGGATACCTAAACGGCAAGTACAAGGTCAACACCTTCGACGTAAAGGGAAGCAAGGAGTATCTTCCCACAATAGAGGTAACCTCGTACGAGAAGCCTATAGAAGTGCCAAACATATTTTACGATTTCGACAAGTGGAACCTCAAACCGGAATCGACCGCCGCACTGGACTTGCTCATCGAAACGCTTAACGACAACCCATCAATTATCATCGAGATGGGTAGCCACACCGATAGCCGTGGAGGATTAGAATACAACTACAAGCTATCTCAAAATAGAGCCCAAGCAGCGGTTGACTACCTAATTGAGAAAGGTATTCCTACCGAAAGATTGCGGGCAAAAGGCTATGCATCATCGGCACCTAAGGTTGTCGACGAGCAGCTTGCCAAACAGTATCCCTTCCTCGCTGTAGGAATGGTGCTAAACGACCAGAACATTGCCAAACTCGATAGCGATGAAAAGAAGGATGTAGCCCACCAGCTAAACCGCCGCACCGAGTTCAAGGTAATCTCCACCACCTACATCGCCAAGGAGTAACATCTTCTTGCCTCCCAGGAGGACGAAAAAACACAGACTAGGAGGGTGCCAGAATTGCGGGCACCCTCCTTTCTGTTTGTGCTGAAGATGATGGATTACCTCTTGCGCAGCCCAATTCGAGGATATCCGCACGTGAAAGTACTCTTGTACCCTCTTAGTCCCAGACTTTCATACGTGAAAGTGTACTTTACTTTTGTATTCATAAGACTTTCACGCATGAAAGTCTATGTTTTAATTTTATATCTATCACTTTCATGCATGCAAGTCTATGATATAAATGAATAAATCCGACTTGCACAGCTGTAAGCCGACGTTTCACCCACGAATCGTAGACTTACACGCAGAAGAACCCTCAGCCATCCCTTCGCTTGCCGACTTGCAGGCCTGAAGTGTCAGCATTGGACTACGCTTGCAATCAATTCAGACAAGGAAGAATCCTCAAGAAGCGAAGTATTCATTCGAACCGAATAATGCCTCAAACTGCAGTTATGATGTGCATTTGCGCGAAGACTTGCCCCCTACAGAAGCGCGGAAACACGCGTTAACGAAGTGTTATTGGATGGGCTCCTGCCATAAGGCCGCCCCACCGCCCAATGGTAGTTTGAGGCAGGCACACCTTCCATCAGCACCAGCCAGCAAGCAAAAGAGGATGCCCAACTGCGTAGGCACCCTCTTTCAACGTCCATCCGCGCCACCAGCGCGCCTGCTATTTTTTTGCGGGAGTGTAGTACTTCATGATTTCGGGAAGATCTGCCCGGATCCTGTCGATACGCGCCTGCTCGGCAGGGTGCGTCGAAAGGAACTGAGGGGGCCTACCACCGCTGCTCGATGCGGCCATCCGCTCCCAAAAGGCAACAGCCGTTTCGGGGTTGTAGCCCGCCATGGCCATAAAGATTAGCCCCATCTTGTCGGCCTCCAACTCGTGGCTACGGCTGTAGGGAAGTATCACGCCAACCTGAGCCCCAATCGGGTAAAGAAGTTGAAAGGCCTGCTGTGTTTGCTGCGTTTTGCCGCTCAGCAAAATAGAGCCCACCTGCCCGCCCAAATCCAGCGCCATTGCCTGCGACATGCGCTCACCGCTATGGTTGGCTATTGCATGGGCTATCTCATGCCCCATAACTACGGCAATACCGTTATCATCCTTGCATATGGGAAGGATACCAGTATAAAAGGCCACCTTCCCGCCAGGCATGCACCAAGCATTAACGGTGGTATCATTCTCTATCAGGTTGAACTCCCACTTAAAGCCCTCCAACTGACCGGCCATTCCATGCTCGGCCATATACTGCTCCACAGCCTTCTGAATGCGACCGCCGACCCTTCTAATCCGATCAACTTGAACCTTATTTGTCGACAGTTTCGACTGCTCCAGTGTTTGTTTGTAGTTTTGCTCTCCAAGAGTTACCATTTCGCCAGACGACACCAACGAAAGTTGCCTTCGACCCGTTACCGGAACCGTCGTACACGCCGTAACGAATATACCTACGGCTGCCGCGAAAACAAGTAGTCTTTTCATGAGTTGAATTAATAAAGTATTTTCTTCGAACGTGTTTACCAGGCAGGAACAAATATAAGCCGAATAAAGGAATGTCGCTAACGGACGAAAAATAAAAAAGCCCAAACTTTCGTTTGGGCTTGTGGTGCCACCAGGAATCGAACCGGGGACACAAGGATTTTCAGTCCTTTGCTCTACCAACTGAGCTATGGCACCTTAACATCTATATGGCCCAGCACAAAACCGCCCCAATCACTTCAAAGCAAAAGCGCAACCTTTTCGCTGCGCTTTGATGGTGGTGCCACCAGGAATCGAACCGGGGACACAAGGATTTTCAGTCCTTTGCTCTACCAACTGAGCTATGGCACCATCGCTTTTGTATGAGCCTTCTTTCAAAGACGATGCAAAGGTACTTCTAATTTTCAATTTTGCAACACCCGCATCGCTTTTTTCCCGTTTACAGAACCAGCGCATAGCAAGGCTACAGAATTAGGCATACTCTCAGCAAAACCACCGAAAGAAATGGGTGCTAAAGCCGGCGCCTTACTTTTAAGGCTAATATTGCTACCTTTGCTCAAACTTCGCTTATGGACATTCAGATTTTCCATCTTTCCAACGGAATTCGTTTCATACACCAATACAATAACTCGGCAGTCGCCCATTGCGGCCTAGTTATCAACACCGGAACCCGCGATGAACTCTCCAACGAACATGGGCTGGCTCACTTTATTGAGCATGTGCTTTTCAAAGGAACAAAAAAAAGGAAAACCTTTCACATCAACTCTAGACTAGAGGATGTTGGTGGAGAATTAAACGCTTACACCTCCAAAGAGGATACGGCCGTTCATGCAACTATACTAAAAGGTGACTTCGAAAAGGCAGTGGAGCTCATCTCCGATATTGTTTTCAATTCCATCTTCCCTCCTAAAGAACTGGAGAAAGAAAAAGAGGTTATCCTAGACGAGATCAACTCGTACAAGGATAGCCCTGCCGATCTTATATTTGACGACTTTGAAGATTTACTCTTCAATGGAACATCTCTCGGGCATAACATTCTTGGCACAAAGAAGCAACTCAAGCGATTCACCCGAAAAAATATTCTAGATTTCATAGCCCGAACATACAATACCAACCAAATGGTCTTTTCTAGCATCGGCAAAATACGTCCCGAAAAAGCGCTTAAAATTGTAGAAAAGTATTTTGGAGGAATACCGGCAAACCCAAGGCAGTACGTCAGAAATGGCGTGCTACCCTACCAACCATTTACGAAGGCAATCTCGAAAAACACCTACCAAACACACTGTGTCATTGGCCAACGCGGTTATGCCTACTCCGATGAGAAACGCATTCCGCTTCTACTCCTCACCAATATTCTTGGAGGTCCAGCCCCCAACTCTCGCCTTAACCTTGCACTACGCGAAAAATACGGTCTTACCTACAACGTGGAAGCATCTTTTACCCCATATACTGATACAGGAACCTTTACCATTTATTTCGGCACCGACAAAGCTAACTTTGATAAGAGCCATGCGCTAATTTTTAAGGAGACAAAGCGACTACAAGATGATAAACTAGGAACGCTACAACTTCACAAAGCAAAGAAGCAAGTCCTAGGCCAACTCGCTATTTCAGGTGAAAGCAACGAGCAGGTTATGCTTACCAATGCCAAAAGCCTTCTCGTTTACAACACCATCGACAGTATGGAAACTATAGCGGCCCGAATCAACGCCATAACTTCCGAGAGACTAACAGACATTGCCAACGAGATATTTGACGCAAACAACCTTTCGTCCTTAACATACAACTAAAATGCTAGCAAAAGACATAGATGTTGAGCGTTACATGCTCAACCATACGACTCCAGAAGACCCCATACTAACAGAATTGAATAGGAGGACCCACCTTCAGGTACTACAACCACGCATGGTCTCCGGACACTTGCAGGGAAAAATATTAGAGATGATCAGCTTCATGATAACACCTGAAGCGATTCTGGAAATTGGAACATTTACGGGCTACTCTGCCATCTGTCTTGCCAAAGGACTTGCACCAAACGGCATTCTTCACACCTTTGAGATAAACGACGAACTAGAAGAGTTTGCTGCCGACTTTATTGCAAAAAGCAACTTGACTGATAAAATTATACAGCATATAGGTTCTGCACTCGATCTTGCCCCATCGCTAGAAATCAAATTCGACCTTATTTTCATTGATGGCGACAAGCGAGAATATCCACAATACTACCAAATGGCTAAACAGATGGTTAAACCTAAAGGGTATATCCTAGCCGACAACGTATTGTGGGATGGCAAGGTAGTAGAAACTCCTACACCAACTGACGACTACTCTAGGGGAATAATGGAATTTAACCAAATGGTACAAGACGATCCTCAGGTTGAAAACGTAATTATGCCCTTCAGAGATGGAATGACACTAATTAGAATGGTATAATTCCACCTAATCAAGTAACCTCCCCTTCTTCAAAATACTGGGATCTGGCAAAATATCAAGTTTCAAATATCTGCTTAACAAAAACCTTGCATTTGTTAAGGGTTCCATCGTTTTGCTTTAACTCGTCACACACTCAAACTCATCGTGGCTTATTTTCGCATACGAACACATCTAACAATAGCGCTTTAAAACTGTCTAGAAAATAATAATACACAGCCCTCCCTTGAACAGTTAAGTCATAGATATACAACTCGTAAAAGAATTCTTACAGTTATTTCTCACAACCAATTTTTCGAGAAAATAAAATGAATAACGTTTATTAGCTTAAATAAATTGAATTCACCCTCCGTGTATTTGTAATTTGAGACAAAAGCCCCCTGCGGCAAATTTTTATTTAGAATTAATTTATTCGAAGAATTTAATTCTTTGGTTTCGTGCTCAACATGGCTGTTGTTATTTAGACTAATTCTCAGAAGAGGATTGGAAATAGGGAGTATGCAGAAATGTTTTCTTAAGAAAATGTACATTTGCTAACGGTTATATTGATTTAGTTTAAATAAAAACCAACATCCATGACTGCAGCTGAATTTAGTACCCAATTGCTCAACTTAGAGCCAAGTCTTGAACGCTTCGCGTACAGCCTCACTGCAAACAGAGAGGATGCAAAAGACTTATTGCAAGAAACATTCCTCAAGGCGTTGACCTACAAAGACAAGTTTGAGGACAACACCAATTTGAAAGCATGGACCTTCACCATTATGAAGAATACCTTCATAAACAACTACCGCAAAAACATAAAGCAGAACACAACCTTTGATACTAGCGATAATCAGTATTTGATGAATAGCAAACCTGATCAGGTTAATCCAGAGGCTGAGTTTTCGCATAGCGAGATTAGCAAGAAGGTAGACCTGCTTGAAGATGAATTTAGAATACCATTCCAGATGCATAATTCGGGGTTCCAGTATAAGGAGATTGCAGAAATGCTTAACCTCAAGATTGGAACAGTTAAAAGCCGTATATTCTTCTCTCGCCAAAAACTGATGGGTTCTCTTAAAGATTTTGAGTATAAATACTAAGATCAACAAAGGAATGGGAGGCTCCCACTCCCATTCCTTTACCAGCCTATTCTTTCTGCCCTCCCGTGCTTTGGACTTCATCTACTAGCCGCTATACAGGTAGACGTGCGTAAACTGGCTTCACGACAATATCCTCAAAGCATCGGAAAAGCATTGAGATGGCATCAACAAGAAGCAACCGCTTCAGGTGAATGTTGCATCTACCTAACTTTAACAACCAATGGCAACCTTAACTTCTTTGCAAAGGTATCAACGTAGGCAAACCACTCGGTTGAGTTGCGGAAACCTGCTTTGCTCCACGACGCACCCGCATAGTAGCAAAACGGCTTGGTGTAGGTGGCCGTGCAGAGGTGATGCCCCTGCTGGACAAGCGTCCGAACATCACTACGAGGAATTACGACGGCAAGCGCTGTGTTGCCATTGCTCCCGTTAATTGGTTCCCAGTAGGCCAACCAGCCAAGGGCGTCATCCCCCTTAACCTCGCCCCCATCGCGCGAGATAATGCCCGCTGCAACCTGCTTGCCAACCATATTGTTGGAGTAGAGCTCACGGATACAGCTAAGGTTTGAGTTGGCATCGAGAGTTATCAAACGCGACTCCTGCACCTGCTCGCCGCTTACTTCGAATGGCTTGTAGGTTAGCAAAACGCTTACGCGGATTGGCCCGTTGGCCAGCACCTTAGCCGAGGTGTAGTTGTTGCCCAGCCACAACTTGCCATCGATCCATGGAGCCATGGCCCCAGCGCCCAGCGTGCGGCCTACCTTGTAACAATCGAGCCCATCGCCATGGTCGGTGTGGTAATCGGCGCTCTTGTACCACTTGTTGATGATAAGGCTATCGGTGCGTTTTACCCATACATCGATGCCATTACTAATCTCGCCGGTAGCCTCGAGCGCAGGCCCATATACGCGAAAGGCGATGCGGTTATTCTCCCATGCAAAATCGTCCATGCGCTCAGGTACGGTACGTCCGAACACCGTTGGGGCAAACGTGGGTGAAGCCTGCTTCCGAATGGTGTACGTTGTCTGCGAGTGTGGCGCAACATCAACCTGAAAAATGAGAAGATCGGCATTAGAAGAGTCGCCGGCGACAAGCTGATGAGCCGTGACCTCGCCACTGGGGGTGGTGATGGTAATACCTACCGAGGTAGCCGACGGGTACTTCGCCTGAATGGTACTCCACGGAACCTCTACGGTCTCCTTCTCACGCTTCAGGTCGCTTGGATTTTGGACAGTAACCAGCAGCTGCCGGCCACAGGAGGCTAGCAGCGCTGCCACTACTAGTAGATACAGATTTTTAAGCTTCATACGCATACATTTCAACGTGTCTCCAGTTAAACTATTTTCACTGCCGATGTCTAGAGCATCGGCCTATTGCTCTCCAAAAATTCTAGCGGCTAACGACATTGCTCCATAGTAGCCAACATCGAGGAAGTAGCGTGAGCGTGCTACAGAAACAAACTGGTTGGGCTGGCCTAGTGGGAATTCGGCAGGTGGAAGCATGGCCATCGTTACCGATGCTACCCCCTTTGTATGCGTCCCTACAACCGACTAGGGCTCTGCCCCAACCTCCCACCTTGCAAGAACTACGCAGCCGTGCCGCCCATGCAAGGTAGCAAAAAGAGGAACGAGTACAACCCAACAGAACAGTGTAAGATGATCACACACCTGAGGCCAACCAAACTTGGCACCTTCGATGTTGCTTGAGTATTATTTCTGTTTCCCAATGCATACCTCCCTCAACACCCTAGGTATTTCGCTTAAAAAAATATAAGCACAAAATTCAGCTAAGCCTTGAATGCTGCTTATGATTTTAGCCGCGAGCTTTTATTCTTTTCTATCCTTTTTGTAGGGCAAAAAGGATCAAAAACCCTTAGCACGAATTAACTCGCTCAGTCGCGGAGGAATGGCGCTACCTCAAATGTGGTAATAGCCCTAAGACCGTTACAGCATTGAGGAACATTGTGGAGGCGACCTCGCTCAAACAGGGATTCGTGCCAGTCTGGTATGGCTACGCCATGGTGTCTACGGAAGAAGGTTGTTTGGTGATACTACTTTTGCCTGCCGTTGTTAAGCGAGCTAATATGGGAAACCTTTTTATTCTGAGGTTTATAAAGGCCTTTTCTAGAACAAGAATCTTAAAGGCGAAATCCCTGCTCAACACCCTAGCTTACGGCCATGAATGATTTACTTATCTCGTCCTAAAAAGGTTGACAGCTTATACTACACAAAACGCCATAAGGGCATTCTGCTTATTGCCAAGATTCAAGTTTGAAGCGCAATTTTAGGTTTCACGAATTCTCTTCCAGATATCGCTAATGGTGCAAATACGACTAAACCTCATACCGCCCGCCTGCCAGTTTGCCAACTTGTCAGGCGGTGTAGGTTCGCTCTTCTTCGCTCAAGGTTCGGTGTAGCCGCTACCCTAACGCTGTCATTTTGGCACAACCGTATAACTACTCGACCATCCCATATCCGTAGATATAATTTCTATGCTTTTAGTAGAACAATAGCCCCACCATATAGGGTAAGAACATTAATACCGTGCCTCCTTTAAGTAGCCCCTTCTGTCTCCCTCTATGCTACTTTCCCGTAGCTTAGGGTAATGAAAAAGTAGTTTATAATATGAAAAAAGCAGTTCCATTCCTTTAGAAAGGAACTTCAACCTACAAAAAAAATAGTTTCAGCGATCAAAAAATAGTTTGAAACTACAACGGCAATGCTGGTAGTATGCCGCCGAAGGTACAAACAACCTTTTTATTGTACCAGCAACAAAAAAGGTGTTTGAGACTACTTTTTTATACTTTGGAGTGACAGTTTTATTGTGGGTACAACTTTTTTTATGTTTCAACCTGCGGTTTTGTAGCTGAAATCTGCGGTTTTACTATTTGCACCTGCAGTTTTAATGGTTTTATCTGCGATGCCGAGGCATGAAGCTACAATAAGGTTATTGCAAACCTCGGCAATATAACAACAGACAGCTGATAGATTATTTTTTGCTTAACTCTTCCCAAAAAACATCTCCACCCTATAGCACAAAAGCCGCCCAGATTTCTCTAGGCGGCTTTCTCTTTCGTTTTATTGCGGTCTTAGACCGCTTTTTATGTCAGACGGCATTACAAATGCCGCCTAGCCTCGTTCGCTGATTAAACTTCTCTCAGCAAGGTTAACTCAGCATAAACTAAATTTCGCCAAACATACTTCGCTGATTAAATTTCGCTCAGCAAATCACACCTACTATTAGTGATGGATTTGTTTATAATTGACAAACTAATTGCTTCTTAAAATTACATTTTCAATTTGTCTAAAACATCCTTTTCAAAAGTAGCTTTAGCATCCTTTTTTTCTTCGGATGATAATTCCCAATTTCGAAAGTTTAAATTTATTTTATTCATAAAAAGCACTCTTACTAAACATAAATCACAATTAAATCCATTTATCCATTCTCCTTTATTTGCAATATCCACAATGAATATCATTCTATTGTCAGTTGATTTTATATACCATTCATCCCTTTTATAATCCTTATTTACAGTTGTCTTTTGAAAAACATATTGTTGGTTATGTCCGTTAAAAGATGTATCTATAAAAATGAATTCTGAAAACATTTTATGGTGAATTAGTTGAATTTTACTTATAATGCTACTATCTAATCTATTTTCTGGATATCTTTCCCAGAAATAGTTTAGTCTTTTAATCATAACTTTATCATTGACATAAAGTCTGCTATAACATTTTATAACCGTATCTCCAGCTGAAATACAGCCTGTCATACTTACAATTAATGTAATCAAAAATAATCGTAGAATCATCTCTTTATAATTTTGCATGTTCCGTAAATCAGGGATGGCAAAATAATAGCTTTAGGTGCAGCTGCTGCACCTAATCCTATTCCTATTAAATCGCTTTGAAAACTTAACCATGGATTACTGAATAAATGTTTTGTCCCTAAGTAAAGTGATTGCGAAATAAAACGAATATCTGCAGGCAAAGCTCTAAGTGATGTAAATAATCCATTAGCTCCTTGAATTCCTAACTTTGCATAACTTACATCATGTATAAACCCGGGATATTCTAAGAATGTACCATTAGGAACAGGACCATAATAATCGACTACATCTCCGATTGCATTCAGACCCGACGGATTATTTGGTCCAGAAAAAGATGTTCTGTTCCCTTTTGATCCAAAACCAATATTGTTGCCTATAGTTTCATCTTTATAGCACACTGCATCACCATATCCCTTTTCATATTTCGCTCGCATTTTATCCTCCCAATGAGTAAAGGAGTCCGTAAAATTAGCAACATCACTTAAATTAGCCAACATCCCCAATCCATAGCCAAGATTTTCTAATTTACTATTACCTTTTTCCCCAATGTATCCCCAATCCTGTGTTCCAAAATTGTAGGAGGCGCCTCCAAGACTAATACTAGGTTGCATCCTTCCTCCACTTAACATAGACATCCCCAATGAATAAGACATTGAACTATACATAGCCCCCATAGTATTTGCCATAAAGCCGCCTGTAGATATTGCAACACCAGCATAGCCTGAAAATCCACCGATAACAGCACCTCCAAGCATATAACCATAGGTTTGCCAATTAGAAAAATTATATCCATTGGCATGTGCTATCTTATGACCAGTATAACCACCTGCAGCAGCTCCAATAATTATAGCAGCAATTAACAATGGATTATTTCCATCAGGATCTATGAAAACAAGCGGATTGTTCATACAATAGTTGTATGGTGATAAACCGCTAAATTTTTCTGAAGCATTATCCACCGAATGCCACAATCCAAGTTCCGGATCATAGAATCGTGCACCAAAGTTATAGTAGCCAAAGGGAACGCTACCGACCATCTGGTCCTGCAGCTCCTTGCCGTTGTAGAGGTAGCGGTTTATGTTGGGGTTAACGTTATCGAACGACTTACCGAATGGGTAGTAGTCGGTTGCCTGATCGACCACCAGAGTACCATTGCCTGCCTTATGGAATACCACGCGTACGTTGCCTAGATGATCCTTTAGGTAGTAGCTATATATCCCACTCGCCAATACAACGCCTTCGCTATGCTGCGCAAGGCTAAAGGCGATGGCGCTGGTACTTGTCTGCTTTTCGTACACCATGCTGCCCACGTAGTAGCGAACGTATCCGTTAGGAGTTTTGGTTAGCAGCATTTCGGCATCGGCATCGTACTTATAGGTAATTGCTAGGGTACCTGCACTTGTGCTAACGGTGCTTGGTAGGTTAAGCTCGTTGTAGGCTAGCTTATACCCATTTTTACCATCGGTGGTGGCATTTCCGTTAGCATCGTAGCAGTATGCAGCACCATTATTTACGCTTCGCAGCATGTTTCCTATATAGCTGTTGCTGTAGGTGCTTGCCGCACCGCTCCCGTTGGTTCGGGTTAGCCCTGCAATGTTGCCATTCAGGTCGTAGCTTAGGTTTCGCTCAACGTAGTAGTCTTTTGCACTAAGGGTTTCGCCATCGCCATAGCTGGTCGCTTTAAGCCTATCCAATCCATCGTAACTAAAGCCGTAACCCTTCTTCTGCTTTACACCACCAGTATTTTGGCTGCGCCATACCATGGAGCTAATGCTACCGCCGTACTGAGCGGTAGGTGCGGCGGAGCCTACCTTGTCAGGTTTGTCAAAACCTAATCTATATGCAAAAAGACTTGTGCTGCTCTGATAGTCGGGGCTATTAACCTGTATAAGTCGACCATTAATGTCGTACTTGCAACTATCCTTCTGCGAGGTTCCCCCATATACCTTTTCTCGTACATTACCCAACCTGTCGTAGGTGTAGCTGGCAACATTCTCTTCCGCTCCTGAGTTGAACTTCACATAGGTATTCTTTAACGAGCCGTTGTCGTTGTACTCGAAGCGTTTCTCTAGGGTATTGGTAAGCCCTGCCACCTGCTGGGTTTCACGGGTATTGGTTACACCACCCGCAAAATTGTACTGCGTGGAAAGCACTAGCTTTTTCGATACGCCTGCTTCGAGTATTCCCGTTTCTACCGATTGGATTACATGCCCCTCCCTATCGTAGTAGGAGGCGGCAATATTCCATTCGTTTGTTCCTAAATTTTTAAACCGGGTAACTGTAGCAAGGCCTACAACCACATCATCCTTCTTACGATAGCTTAGTGTGACATCGTAGCTAGGGCAGCTAGGCACGTTGTACGTTTCGTAAAAGGTGTACTTTATAGGTTCGAGCGTACCATCGGCGGGCTTTGGGTAGCTGTTGGTGGTATATGCATCCCCATTCTGAGAATCGAATAGAGGGTAGCCTCCGCTACCATATACGTTATCCAGCTTTGCCTGCATGGCAAGCTGATTAGTAATGCCATTGGTAACAAAACCTGTTTCTACCACCCTGTTTTTATCATCGTACCTGCTGTATAGCCATTTACCTTTAGCCCTTAAGCTTCCATCTTGTGTTGCAGCAAGCCTATCGTAGCTGTCGTATGCCATATAGATGCTGTCAACACCGGGTAGCTTTTTGCAGGCTATGCGACCAAAGTTGTCGTATCGGTAGCTGTAGGCGTAGTTGGCATATATGTCACCTGTCCCAAAAGAAACGCTAAATCCGGGTTGCCCCACAAATCCAGGCTTTAAAGTCATGCTAGCCGTTGGCATAAGCTTATAGGTACTACTGCTAGGAGAGCTTAGCTCATTAGAACCGTTTAACTCTCCAGAAGAAACAGCACCTCCAGAATCCAAATATCTTTTAACAAACTCGGGAGGCAGCACCCAGACAAGCCTATTCAAATCGTCGTATACGTAATCGGTTGTTGCATTAAGCCCGTTGTAATCTTTTACCGATCGAACAGTAAGCCCATCAATGGTTTTATAGGTAACGCTAACAATTCCATCTGGATCTTTGGCTTCTATTCGAAGCAAGTTATTTGGGGAATAGTAACGTGATATTTTAGGTTTACCAGCATTATCAAGTTCCCAAATTGGAACCTCATTGGAGGCATTAACCCCATTTTTCATGGTAACGGTATGCCCATTACCCATTGAAAGGCCGTCTCCAGGTGCACTTTGTTCTACGGGGATATTTAATGGCGATCCATCGTAACGAACCTCTGAATATGGTTTAGCACTTGCACCGTATCTGAATAAATAAAAGCTGCTCTGTTTTTGTAATATATTATCCACATATTCTCCTTTTCGGGAATCCTGCGAAAAAGGCAAAAACTGCATTGACTCTCTCCCCATATCGTCATACCTATTAAACGATACTAGATCAAGATATGTCTCTGAAGAATCGATAGCAGCAACTGCAACCGTATGGTCGGTTCGCCCCAACCCG
This window of the uncultured Acetobacteroides sp. genome carries:
- a CDS encoding OmpA family protein, with amino-acid sequence MIRKASVVVLMLICLGISAHGQQAPLDKANALFNAGAYSEAIKTYRNGDFVLLLPKESRGEVFFKTAEAYRLIGQYRQAEIYYEKAQEKGYKAPEFFLNYAKVLLINESYEKALSNFEEYKKLKPNSPAVSIGIQSVELAQKLKKNPTSYVVDPLPFINGKTNDFSPAIIPNDPKKLFFSSSRVASTGISTHSATGEEFSDIFVCELDNRDKWVDPKPVAGINSDVEEATCTFNQDGSEIYFSRARIAKRKQMGCEIYVAKMEGTRYGNPILIPIAADSVIVTHPSLSADGKTLYFASNLSGGMGGLDIWKVTRDSDKGEWGKPQNLGAEINTAGNEAFPYIHPDGTLYFASNGRPGMGGYDIFISKQQGSSYVVENMGYPINSSSDDFGITFLPGKETGYFTSRRPGGKGEDDVYMFHLPPIAINIAGAIVDSKNKKPLEGSIVKMLGNDGSTVNTQTGGDGTFKFMMKPNTDYIVIATKKGYLNGKYKVNTFDVKGSKEYLPTIEVTSYEKPIEVPNIFYDFDKWNLKPESTAALDLLIETLNDNPSIIIEMGSHTDSRGGLEYNYKLSQNRAQAAVDYLIEKGIPTERLRAKGYASSAPKVVDEQLAKQYPFLAVGMVLNDQNIAKLDSDEKKDVAHQLNRRTEFKVISTTYIAKE
- a CDS encoding M48 family metallopeptidase — encoded protein: MKRLLVFAAAVGIFVTACTTVPVTGRRQLSLVSSGEMVTLGEQNYKQTLEQSKLSTNKVQVDRIRRVGGRIQKAVEQYMAEHGMAGQLEGFKWEFNLIENDTTVNAWCMPGGKVAFYTGILPICKDDNGIAVVMGHEIAHAIANHSGERMSQAMALDLGGQVGSILLSGKTQQTQQAFQLLYPIGAQVGVILPYSRSHELEADKMGLIFMAMAGYNPETAVAFWERMAASSSGGRPPQFLSTHPAEQARIDRIRADLPEIMKYYTPAKK
- a CDS encoding pitrilysin family protein, producing MDIQIFHLSNGIRFIHQYNNSAVAHCGLVINTGTRDELSNEHGLAHFIEHVLFKGTKKRKTFHINSRLEDVGGELNAYTSKEDTAVHATILKGDFEKAVELISDIVFNSIFPPKELEKEKEVILDEINSYKDSPADLIFDDFEDLLFNGTSLGHNILGTKKQLKRFTRKNILDFIARTYNTNQMVFSSIGKIRPEKALKIVEKYFGGIPANPRQYVRNGVLPYQPFTKAISKNTYQTHCVIGQRGYAYSDEKRIPLLLLTNILGGPAPNSRLNLALREKYGLTYNVEASFTPYTDTGTFTIYFGTDKANFDKSHALIFKETKRLQDDKLGTLQLHKAKKQVLGQLAISGESNEQVMLTNAKSLLVYNTIDSMETIAARINAITSERLTDIANEIFDANNLSSLTYN
- a CDS encoding O-methyltransferase; amino-acid sequence: MLAKDIDVERYMLNHTTPEDPILTELNRRTHLQVLQPRMVSGHLQGKILEMISFMITPEAILEIGTFTGYSAICLAKGLAPNGILHTFEINDELEEFAADFIAKSNLTDKIIQHIGSALDLAPSLEIKFDLIFIDGDKREYPQYYQMAKQMVKPKGYILADNVLWDGKVVETPTPTDDYSRGIMEFNQMVQDDPQVENVIMPFRDGMTLIRMV
- a CDS encoding RNA polymerase sigma factor translates to MTAAEFSTQLLNLEPSLERFAYSLTANREDAKDLLQETFLKALTYKDKFEDNTNLKAWTFTIMKNTFINNYRKNIKQNTTFDTSDNQYLMNSKPDQVNPEAEFSHSEISKKVDLLEDEFRIPFQMHNSGFQYKEIAEMLNLKIGTVKSRIFFSRQKLMGSLKDFEYKY
- a CDS encoding DUF4861 family protein, whose translation is MKLKNLYLLVVAALLASCGRQLLVTVQNPSDLKREKETVEVPWSTIQAKYPSATSVGITITTPSGEVTAHQLVAGDSSNADLLIFQVDVAPHSQTTYTIRKQASPTFAPTVFGRTVPERMDDFAWENNRIAFRVYGPALEATGEISNGIDVWVKRTDSLIINKWYKSADYHTDHGDGLDCYKVGRTLGAGAMAPWIDGKLWLGNNYTSAKVLANGPIRVSVLLTYKPFEVSGEQVQESRLITLDANSNLSCIRELYSNNMVGKQVAAGIISRDGGEVKGDDALGWLAYWEPINGSNGNTALAVVIPRSDVRTLVQQGHHLCTATYTKPFCYYAGASWSKAGFRNSTEWFAYVDTFAKKLRLPLVVKVR